Proteins from a genomic interval of Nicotiana tomentosiformis chloroplast, complete genome:
- the ycf3 gene encoding photosystem I assembly protein Ycf3 (intron conteining ORF168) has protein sequence MPRSRINGNFIDKTFSIVANILLRVIPTTSGEKEAFTYYRDGMSAQSEGNYAEALQNYYEAMRLEIDPYDRSYILYNIGLIHTSNGEHTKALEYYFRALERNPFLPQAFNNMAVICHYRGEQAIQQGDSEIAEAWFDQAAEYWKQAIALTPGNYIEAHNWLKITRRFE, from the exons ATGCCTAGATCACGGATAAATGGAAATTTTATTGATAAGACCTTTTCAATTGTAGCCAATATCTTATTACGAGTAATTCCGACAACTTCAGGAGAAAAAGAGGCATTTACCTATTACAGAGATG GGATGTCGGCTCAATCCGAAGGAAATTACGCGGAAGCTCTGCAGAATTATTATGAAGCTATGCGACTAGAAATTGATCCCTATGATCGAAGTTATATACTCTATAATATAGGGCTTATCCACACAAGTAATGGAGAACATACGAAAGCTTTGGAATATTATTTTCGAGCACTAGAACGAAACCCATTCTTACCACAAGCTTTTAATAATATGGCCGTGATCTGTCATTAC CGGGGAGAACAGGCCATTCAACAGGGAGATTCTGAAATTGCAGAGGCTTGGTTCGATCAAGCCGCTGAGTATTGGAAACAGGCTATAGCGCTTACTCCCGGTAATTATATTGAAGCGCATAATTGGTTGAAGATCACGAGACGTTTCGAATAA
- a CDS encoding hypothetical protein (ORF73) codes for MKMDPWSMIKKWGKSRSNSDLSYLTLGKFTSPKGKKIFRILGFSLGFKSDENNILRLAIHLFSNRPIYYLLFD; via the coding sequence ATGAAAATGGATCCTTGGTCTATGATAAAAAAATGGGGGAAATCCAGATCAAACTCGGATTTATCTTACTTAACCTTAGGTAAATTTACTTCGCCTAAAGGGAAGAAAATTTTCCGAATTCTCGGTTTCAGTCTGGGGTTTAAGTCTGACGAGAATAATATTCTACGACTAGCAATTCATTTATTTTCAAACCGACCCATTTACTATCTATTATTTGATTGA
- the rps4 gene encoding ribosomal protein S4, protein MSRYRGPRFKKIRRLGALPGLTNKKPRAGSDLRNQSRSGKKSQYRIRLEEKQKLRFHYGLTERQLLKYVRIARKAKGSTGQVLLQLLEMRLDNILFRLGMASTIPAARQLVNHRHILVNGRIVDIPSYRCKPRDIITAKDEQKSKALIQISLDSSPHEELPNHLTLHPFQYKGLVNQIIDSKWVGLKINELLVVEYYSRQT, encoded by the coding sequence ATGTCGCGTTACCGAGGACCTCGTTTCAAAAAAATACGCCGCCTGGGGGCTTTACCAGGACTAACTAATAAAAAGCCTAGGGCCGGAAGTGATCTTAGAAACCAATCGCGTTCCGGGAAAAAATCTCAATATCGTATTCGTCTAGAAGAAAAACAAAAATTGCGTTTTCATTATGGTCTTACAGAACGACAATTACTTAAATACGTTCGTATCGCCAGAAAAGCCAAGGGATCAACAGGTCAAGTTTTACTACAATTACTTGAAATGCGTTTGGATAACATCCTTTTTCGATTGGGTATGGCTTCAACTATTCCCGCAGCCCGTCAATTAGTTAACCATCGACATATTTTAGTTAATGGTCGTATAGTAGATATACCGAGTTATCGCTGCAAACCCCGAGATATTATTACGGCAAAGGATGAACAAAAATCCAAAGCTCTGATTCAAATTTCTCTCGATTCATCCCCTCATGAGGAATTACCAAACCATTTGACCCTTCACCCATTCCAATATAAAGGATTAGTCAATCAAATAATAGATAGTAAATGGGTCGGTTTGAAAATAAATGAATTGCTAGTCGTAGAATATTATTCTCGTCAGACTTAA
- a CDS encoding hypothetical protein (ORF70A), giving the protein MEWLVITNETFLRFQAKVKIKKKNRPFKYSKFNGKMAGRETYGWGIYPSILNCGFRNDKIIFDWTKKGLL; this is encoded by the coding sequence ATGGAATGGTTAGTTATAACTAATGAGACATTCCTCCGCTTTCAGGCGAAAGTGAAGATAAAAAAAAAGAATCGACCGTTCAAGTATTCCAAATTTAATGGCAAAATGGCAGGAAGAGAGACATATGGATGGGGTATATATCCATCTATATTGAATTGCGGATTCCGAAATGATAAAATCATTTTTGATTGGACAAAAAAAGGTCTCCTATAG
- the ndhJ gene encoding NADH dehydrogenase subunit J: protein MQGRLSAWLVKHGLIHRSLGFDYQGIETLQIKPEDWHSIAVIFYVYGYNYLRSQCAYDVAPGGLLASVYHLTRIEDGVDQPEEVCIKVFASRRNPRIPSVFWVWKSVDFQERESYDMLGISYDNHPRLKRILMPESWIGWPLRKDYIAPNFYEIQDAH, encoded by the coding sequence ATGCAGGGTCGTTTGTCTGCTTGGCTAGTTAAGCATGGGCTAATTCATAGATCTTTGGGCTTTGATTACCAAGGAATAGAGACTTTACAAATAAAGCCCGAGGATTGGCATTCCATTGCTGTCATTTTTTATGTATATGGGTACAACTATCTCCGCTCTCAATGTGCCTATGATGTAGCGCCTGGCGGGCTGTTAGCTAGTGTGTATCATCTTACGAGAATAGAGGATGGTGTGGATCAACCAGAAGAGGTATGCATAAAAGTATTTGCCTCCAGGAGGAATCCTAGAATTCCGTCTGTTTTCTGGGTTTGGAAAAGTGTGGATTTTCAAGAACGAGAATCATATGATATGTTGGGAATCTCTTATGATAATCATCCACGCTTGAAACGTATCTTAATGCCTGAAAGTTGGATAGGATGGCCCTTACGTAAGGATTATATTGCCCCCAATTTTTATGAAATACAAGATGCTCATTGA
- the ndhK gene encoding NADH dehydrogenase subunit K translates to MVLAPEYSDNKKKNGKNKIETVMNSIQFPLLDRTAQNSVISTTLNDLSNWSRLSSLWPLLYGTSCCFIEFASLIGSRFDFDRYGLVPRSSPRQADLILTAGTVTMKMAPSLVRLYEQMPEPKYVIAMGACTITGGMFSTDSYSTVRGVDKLIPVDVYLPGCPPKPEAVIDAITKLRKKISRELYEDRIRSQRANRYFTTNHKFHVQHSIHTGNYDQRVLYQPPFTSEIPTEIFFKYKNSVSSPELVN, encoded by the coding sequence ATGGTCTTAGCTCCTGAATATTCAGACAATAAAAAGAAAAACGGAAAAAATAAGATTGAGACAGTTATGAATTCCATTCAGTTTCCTTTACTTGATCGAACAGCCCAAAATTCAGTTATTTCAACTACATTAAATGATCTTTCAAATTGGTCAAGACTCTCTAGTTTATGGCCGCTTCTCTATGGTACCAGTTGTTGCTTCATTGAATTTGCTTCACTAATAGGCTCACGCTTCGACTTTGATCGTTATGGACTAGTACCAAGATCGAGTCCTAGACAAGCGGATCTAATTTTAACAGCCGGAACAGTAACAATGAAAATGGCCCCCTCTTTAGTGAGATTATATGAGCAAATGCCTGAACCAAAATATGTTATTGCTATGGGAGCCTGTACAATTACAGGCGGGATGTTCAGTACCGATTCTTATAGTACTGTTCGGGGAGTCGATAAGCTAATTCCTGTAGATGTATATTTGCCAGGTTGCCCACCTAAACCGGAAGCGGTTATAGATGCTATAACAAAACTTCGTAAGAAAATATCTCGAGAACTCTATGAAGATCGAATTAGGTCTCAACGAGCGAATCGGTATTTTACTACCAATCACAAGTTTCATGTTCAACACAGTATTCATACGGGAAATTATGATCAAAGAGTTCTTTATCAACCGCCATTTACTTCAGAGATCCCTACGGAAATCTTTTTCAAATACAAAAATTCAGTATCTTCCCCCGAATTAGTGAATTAG
- the ndhC gene encoding NADH dehydrogenase subunit 3, with protein MFLLYEYDFFWAFLIISILVPILAFLISGVLAPISKGPEKLSTYESGIEPMGDAWLQFRIRYYMFALVFVVFDVETVFLYPWAMSFDVLGVSVFIEAFIFVLILIIGLVYAWRKGALEWS; from the coding sequence ATGTTTCTGCTTTACGAATATGATTTTTTTTGGGCATTTCTAATAATATCCATCCTTGTTCCTATTTTGGCATTTTTAATTTCCGGAGTGTTAGCCCCGATTAGCAAAGGGCCGGAGAAACTTTCTACTTATGAGTCGGGTATAGAACCAATGGGCGATGCTTGGTTACAATTTCGAATCCGTTATTATATGTTTGCTCTAGTTTTTGTTGTTTTTGATGTTGAAACGGTTTTTCTTTATCCATGGGCAATGAGTTTCGACGTATTGGGTGTATCTGTATTTATAGAAGCTTTCATTTTCGTGCTTATCTTAATTATTGGTTTAGTTTATGCATGGCGAAAGGGGGCATTGGAATGGTCTTAG
- the atpE gene encoding ATP synthase CF1 epsilon subunit: MTLNLSVLTPNRIVWDSEVEEIVLSTNSGQIGILPNHAPIATAVDIGILRIRLNDQWLTMALMGGFARIGNNEITVLVNDAEKGSDIDPQEAQQTLELAEANVKKAEGRRQKIEANLALQRARTRVEAINPIS, translated from the coding sequence ATGACCTTAAATCTTAGTGTACTGACCCCTAATCGAATTGTTTGGGATTCCGAAGTGGAAGAAATTGTTTTATCTACTAATAGCGGTCAAATTGGCATATTACCAAATCACGCCCCTATTGCCACAGCTGTAGATATAGGGATTTTGAGAATACGTCTTAACGACCAATGGTTAACGATGGCTCTGATGGGTGGTTTTGCTAGAATAGGAAATAATGAGATCACTGTTTTAGTAAATGATGCGGAGAAGGGTAGTGACATTGATCCACAAGAAGCTCAGCAAACTCTTGAACTAGCGGAAGCTAATGTGAAAAAGGCTGAAGGAAGGAGACAAAAAATTGAGGCAAATCTAGCTCTCCAACGAGCTAGAACACGGGTGGAGGCTATCAATCCGATTTCATAA
- the atpB gene encoding ATP synthase CF1 beta subunit (ATP synthase CF1 beta subunit): protein MRINPTTSGSEVSTLEKKKPGRVIQIIGPVLDVAFPPGKMPNIYNALVVQDRDSVGQPINVACEVQQLLGNNRVRAVAMSATDGLTRGMEVIDTGAPISVPVGGATLGRIFNVLGEPVDNLGPVDTNTTSPIHRSAPAFIQLDTKLSIFETGIKVVDLLAPYRRGGKIGLFGGAGVGKTVLIMELINNIAKAHGGVSVFGGVGERTREGNDLYMEMKESGVINEENIAESKVALVYGQMNEPPGARMRVGLTALTMAEYFRDVNEQDVLLFIDNIFRFVQAGSEVSALLGRMPSAVGYQPTLSTEMGSLQERITSTKEGSITSIQAVYVPADDLTDPAPATTFAHLDATTVLSRGLAAKGIYPAVDPLDSTSTMLQPRIVGEEHYETAQRVKQTLQRYKELQDIIAILGLDELSEEDRLLVARARKIERFLSQPFFVAEVFTGSPGKYVGLAETIRGFQLILSGELDGLPEQAFYLVGNIDEATAKAMNLEMESNLKK, encoded by the coding sequence ATGAGAATCAATCCTACTACTTCTGGTTCTGAGGTTTCCACGCTTGAAAAAAAAAAACCGGGGCGTGTCATCCAAATCATCGGTCCGGTACTAGATGTAGCCTTTCCCCCGGGCAAGATGCCGAATATTTATAACGCTCTGGTAGTTCAAGATCGAGATAGTGTTGGTCAACCAATCAATGTGGCTTGTGAGGTACAGCAATTATTAGGAAATAATCGAGTTAGGGCTGTAGCTATGAGTGCTACAGACGGTCTAACGAGAGGAATGGAAGTGATTGACACAGGAGCTCCTATAAGTGTTCCGGTCGGGGGGGCGACTCTTGGACGAATTTTTAACGTGCTCGGAGAGCCTGTTGATAATTTAGGGCCTGTAGATACTAATACAACGTCTCCTATTCATAGATCTGCGCCCGCCTTTATACAGTTGGATACAAAATTATCTATTTTTGAAACAGGAATTAAGGTAGTAGATCTTTTAGCCCCTTATCGCCGTGGAGGAAAAATCGGACTATTCGGGGGAGCTGGAGTGGGTAAAACAGTACTTATTATGGAATTGATTAACAATATTGCTAAAGCTCACGGGGGCGTATCCGTATTTGGCGGAGTGGGTGAACGTACTCGGGAAGGAAATGATCTTTACATGGAAATGAAAGAATCTGGAGTGATTAATGAAGAAAATATTGCAGAATCAAAAGTGGCCCTAGTTTACGGTCAGATGAATGAACCGCCGGGAGCTCGTATGAGAGTTGGTTTGACTGCCCTAACTATGGCGGAATATTTCCGAGATGTTAATGAGCAAGACGTACTTCTATTTATTGACAATATCTTCCGTTTCGTCCAAGCAGGATCCGAAGTATCGGCCTTATTGGGTAGAATGCCTTCCGCTGTGGGTTATCAACCCACCCTGAGTACCGAAATGGGTTCTTTACAAGAAAGAATTACTTCTACCAAAGAAGGGTCCATAACCTCTATTCAAGCAGTTTATGTACCCGCAGATGATTTGACTGACCCTGCTCCTGCTACGACATTTGCACATTTAGATGCTACTACCGTACTATCAAGAGGATTGGCTGCCAAAGGTATTTATCCAGCAGTAGATCCTTTAGATTCAACGTCAACCATGCTTCAACCTCGGATCGTTGGTGAGGAACATTACGAAACCGCCCAAAGAGTTAAGCAAACTTTACAACGTTACAAAGAACTTCAGGACATTATAGCTATCCTTGGATTGGACGAATTATCCGAAGAGGATCGTTTACTCGTAGCAAGAGCGCGAAAAATTGAGCGTTTCTTATCACAACCCTTTTTCGTAGCAGAAGTATTTACCGGTTCTCCAGGGAAATATGTTGGTCTAGCAGAAACAATTCGAGGATTTCAATTGATCCTTTCCGGAGAATTAGATGGTCTTCCTGAACAGGCCTTTTATTTGGTAGGTAATATCGATGAAGCTACCGCGAAGGCTATGAACTTAGAAATGGAGAGCAATTTGAAGAAATGA
- the rbcL gene encoding ribulose-1,5-bisphosphate carboxylase/oxygenase large subunit, producing MSPQTETKASVGFKAGVKEYKLTYYTPEYQTKDTDILAAFRVTPQPGVPPEEAGAAVAAESSTGTWTTVWTDGLTSLDRYKGRCYRIERVVGEKDQYIAYVAYPLDLFEEGSVTNMFTSIVGNVFGFKALRALRLEDLRIPPAYVKTFQGPPHGIQVERDKLNKYGRPLLGCTIKPKLGLSAKNYGRAVYECLRGGLDFTKDDENVNSQPFMRWRDRFLFCAEALYKAQAETGEIKGHYLNATAGTCEEMIKRAVFARELGVPIVMHDYLTGGFTANTSLAHYCRDNGLLLHIHRAMHAVIDRQKNHGIHFRVLAKALRMSGGDHIHSGTVVGKLEGERDITLGFVDLLRDDFVEQDRSRGIYFTQDWVSLPGVLPVASGGIHVWHMPALTEIFGDDSVLQFGGGTLGHPWGNAPGAVANRVALEACVQARNEGRDLAQEGNEIIREACKWSPELAAACEVWKEIVFNFAAVDVLDK from the coding sequence ATGTCACCACAAACAGAGACTAAAGCAAGTGTTGGATTCAAAGCTGGTGTTAAAGAGTACAAATTGACTTATTATACTCCTGAGTACCAAACCAAGGATACTGATATATTGGCAGCATTCCGAGTAACTCCTCAACCTGGAGTTCCACCTGAAGAAGCAGGGGCCGCGGTAGCTGCCGAATCTTCTACTGGTACATGGACAACTGTATGGACCGATGGACTTACCAGCCTTGATCGTTACAAAGGGCGATGCTACCGCATCGAGCGTGTTGTTGGAGAAAAAGATCAATATATTGCTTATGTAGCTTACCCCTTAGACCTTTTTGAAGAAGGTTCTGTTACCAACATGTTTACTTCCATTGTAGGTAACGTATTTGGGTTCAAAGCCCTGCGCGCTCTACGTCTGGAAGATCTGCGAATCCCTCCTGCTTATGTTAAAACTTTCCAAGGTCCGCCTCACGGGATCCAAGTTGAAAGAGATAAATTGAACAAGTATGGTCGTCCCCTGTTGGGATGTACTATTAAACCTAAATTGGGGTTATCCGCTAAAAACTACGGTAGAGCTGTTTATGAATGTCTTCGCGGTGGACTTGATTTTACCAAAGATGATGAGAACGTGAACTCACAACCATTTATGCGTTGGAGAGATCGTTTCTTATTTTGTGCCGAAGCACTTTATAAAGCACAGGCTGAAACAGGTGAAATCAAAGGGCATTACTTGAATGCTACTGCAGGTACATGCGAAGAAATGATCAAAAGAGCTGTATTTGCTAGAGAATTGGGTGTTCCGATCGTAATGCATGACTACTTAACGGGGGGATTCACCGCAAATACTAGCTTGGCTCATTATTGCCGAGATAATGGTCTACTTCTTCACATCCACCGTGCAATGCATGCGGTTATTGATAGACAGAAGAATCATGGTATCCACTTCCGGGTATTAGCAAAAGCGTTACGTATGTCTGGTGGAGATCATATTCACTCTGGTACCGTAGTAGGTAAACTTGAAGGTGAAAGAGACATAACTTTGGGCTTTGTTGATTTACTGCGTGATGATTTTGTTGAACAAGATCGAAGTCGCGGTATTTATTTCACTCAAGATTGGGTCTCTTTACCAGGTGTTCTACCCGTGGCTTCAGGAGGTATTCACGTTTGGCATATGCCTGCTCTGACCGAGATCTTTGGGGATGATTCCGTACTACAGTTCGGTGGAGGAACTTTAGGACATCCTTGGGGTAATGCGCCAGGTGCCGTAGCTAATCGAGTAGCTCTAGAAGCATGTGTACAAGCTCGTAATGAAGGACGTGATCTTGCTCAGGAAGGTAATGAAATTATTCGCGAGGCTTGCAAATGGAGCCCGGAACTAGCTGCTGCTTGTGAAGTATGGAAAGAGATCGTATTTAATTTTGCAGCAGTGGACGTTTTGGATAAGTAA
- the accD gene encoding acetyl-CoA carboxylase beta subunit, translating into MTIHLLYFHANRGQENSMERWWFNSMLFKKEFERRCGLNKSMGSLGPIENTNEDPNRKVKNIHSWRNRDNSSCSNVDYLFGVKDIRNFISDDTFLVSDRNGDSYSIYFDIENHIFEIDNDHSFLSELESSFYSYRNLSYLNNGFRGEDPYYNSYMYDTQYSWNNHINSCIDSYLQSQICIDTSIISGSENYGDSYIYRAICGGESRNSSENEGSSRRTRTKGSDLTIRESSNDLEVTQKYRHLWVQCENCYGLNYKKFFKSKMNICEQCGYHLKMSSSDRIELLIDPGTWDPMDEDMVSLDPIEFHSEEEPYKDRIDSYQRKTGLTEAVQTGIGQLNGIPVAIGVMDFQFMGGSMGSVVGEKITRLIERAANQILPLIIVCASGGARMQEGSLSLMQMAKISSALYDYQLNKKLFYVSILTSPTTGGVTASFGMLGDIIIAEPNAYIAFAGKRVIEQTLNKTVPEGSQAAEYLFQKGLFDLIVPRNLLKSVLSELFKLHAFFPLNQKSSKIK; encoded by the coding sequence ATGACTATTCATCTATTGTATTTTCATGCAAATAGGGGGCAAGAAAACTCTATGGAAAGATGGTGGTTTAATTCGATGTTGTTTAAGAAGGAGTTCGAACGTAGGTGTGGGCTAAATAAATCAATGGGCAGTCTCGGTCCTATTGAAAATACCAATGAAGATCCAAATCGAAAAGTGAAAAACATTCATAGTTGGAGGAATCGTGACAATTCTAGTTGCAGTAATGTTGATTATTTATTCGGCGTTAAAGACATTCGGAATTTCATCTCTGATGACACTTTTTTAGTTAGTGATAGGAATGGAGACAGTTATTCCATCTATTTTGATATTGAAAATCATATTTTTGAGATTGACAACGATCATTCTTTTTTGAGTGAACTAGAAAGTTCTTTTTATAGTTATCGAAACTTGAGTTATCTGAATAATGGATTTAGGGGCGAAGATCCCTACTATAATTCTTACATGTATGATACTCAATATAGTTGGAATAATCACATTAATAGTTGCATTGATAGTTATCTTCAGTCTCAAATCTGTATAGATACTTCCATTATAAGTGGTAGTGAGAATTACGGTGACAGTTACATTTATAGGGCCATTTGTGGTGGTGAAAGTCGAAATAGTAGTGAAAACGAGGGTTCCAGTAGACGAACTCGCACGAAGGGCAGTGATTTAACTATAAGAGAAAGTTCTAATGATCTCGAGGTAACTCAAAAATACAGGCATTTGTGGGTTCAATGCGAAAATTGTTATGGATTAAATTATAAGAAATTTTTTAAATCAAAAATGAATATTTGTGAACAATGTGGATATCATTTGAAAATGAGTAGTTCAGATAGAATTGAACTTTTGATCGATCCGGGTACTTGGGATCCTATGGATGAAGACATGGTCTCTCTGGATCCCATTGAATTTCATTCGGAGGAGGAGCCTTATAAAGATCGTATTGATTCTTATCAAAGAAAGACAGGATTAACCGAGGCTGTTCAAACAGGCATAGGCCAACTAAACGGCATTCCCGTAGCAATTGGGGTTATGGATTTTCAGTTTATGGGGGGTAGTATGGGATCCGTAGTCGGAGAGAAAATCACCCGTTTGATTGAACGCGCTGCCAATCAAATTTTACCTCTTATTATAGTGTGTGCTTCTGGGGGGGCGCGCATGCAGGAAGGAAGTTTGAGCTTGATGCAAATGGCTAAAATATCGTCTGCTTTATATGATTATCAATTAAATAAAAAGTTATTTTATGTATCAATCCTTACATCTCCGACAACTGGTGGAGTGACAGCAAGTTTTGGTATGTTGGGGGATATCATTATTGCCGAACCCAATGCCTACATTGCATTTGCAGGTAAAAGAGTAATTGAACAAACATTGAATAAAACAGTACCCGAAGGTTCACAAGCAGCTGAATACTTATTCCAGAAGGGTTTATTCGACCTAATTGTACCACGTAATCTTTTAAAAAGCGTTCTGAGTGAGTTATTTAAGCTCCACGCCTTTTTTCCTTTGAATCAAAAGTCAAGTAAAATCAAGTAG
- a CDS encoding hypothetical protein (ORF71A), with translation MYDNKLYYFSSFLCLLFLSSNFLKIDKEFLTDYRKIRSNPTQHEFLAKMVFREIEKETKLYYLYFNFKLYT, from the coding sequence ATGTATGATAATAAACTTTATTATTTTTCTTCATTTCTTTGTCTTTTGTTCTTGTCTTCTAATTTTCTAAAAATAGATAAAGAGTTTCTTACAGATTATCGAAAGATTCGTTCGAATCCGACCCAACATGAATTTTTAGCTAAAATGGTTTTTCGGGAGATAGAGAAAGAGACAAAACTCTATTATCTATATTTTAATTTCAAATTATATACCTAA
- the psaI gene encoding photosystem I subunit VIII: MTNLNLPSIFVPLVGLVFPAIAMASLFLHVQKNKIV, translated from the coding sequence ATGACAAATTTGAACCTTCCATCTATTTTTGTGCCGTTAGTAGGCCTAGTCTTTCCGGCAATTGCAATGGCTTCTTTATTTCTTCATGTTCAAAAAAATAAGATTGTTTAG
- the ycf4 gene encoding photosystem I assembly protein Ycf4 (ORF184), which yields MTWRSEHIWIELITGSRKISNFCWAFILFLGSLGFLLVGTSSYLGRNLISFFPPQQIVFFPQGIVMSFYGIAGLFISSYLWCTISWNVGSGYDRFDIKEGIVCIFRWGFPGKNRRIFLRFLIKDIQSVRIEVKEGIYARRVLYMDIRGQGSIPLTRTDENLTPREIEQKAAELAYFLRVPIEVF from the coding sequence ATGACTTGGCGATCAGAACATATATGGATAGAACTTATAACGGGGTCTCGAAAAATAAGTAATTTCTGCTGGGCCTTTATCCTTTTTTTAGGTTCATTAGGCTTCTTATTAGTTGGAACTTCCAGTTATCTTGGTAGAAATTTGATATCTTTTTTTCCGCCTCAGCAAATCGTTTTTTTTCCACAAGGAATCGTGATGTCTTTCTACGGAATTGCGGGTCTCTTTATTAGCTCTTATTTGTGGTGCACAATTTCCTGGAATGTAGGTAGTGGTTATGATCGATTCGATATAAAGGAAGGAATAGTCTGTATTTTTCGTTGGGGATTTCCGGGAAAAAATCGTCGCATATTCCTCCGATTCCTTATAAAAGATATTCAGTCCGTTAGAATAGAAGTTAAAGAGGGTATTTATGCTCGTCGTGTTCTTTATATGGACATCCGAGGCCAGGGGTCCATTCCCTTGACTCGTACTGATGAGAATTTGACTCCACGAGAAATTGAACAAAAGGCTGCTGAATTAGCCTATTTCTTGCGTGTACCAATTGAAGTATTTTGA
- the cemA gene encoding envelope membrane protein (ORF229) → MAKKKAFTPLFYLASIVFLPWWISFSVNKCLESWVTNWWNTGQSEIFLNNIQEKSLLEKFIELEELLFLDEMVKEYSETHLEEFGIGIHKETIQLIKIQNENRIHTILHFSTNIICFIILSGYSILGNENLAILNSWAQEFLYNLSDTVKAFSILLLTDLCIGFHSPHGWELMIGSIYKDFGFVHSDQIISGLVSTFPVILDTIFKYWIFRYLNRLSPSLVVIYHSMND, encoded by the coding sequence ATGGCAAAAAAGAAAGCATTCACTCCTCTTTTCTATCTTGCATCTATAGTATTTTTGCCCTGGTGGATTTCTTTCTCAGTTAATAAATGTCTGGAATCTTGGGTTACTAATTGGTGGAATACTGGGCAATCCGAAATCTTTTTGAATAATATTCAAGAAAAGAGTCTTCTAGAAAAATTCATAGAATTAGAGGAACTCCTCTTCTTGGACGAAATGGTCAAGGAATACTCGGAAACACATCTCGAAGAGTTTGGGATAGGAATCCATAAAGAAACGATCCAATTAATCAAGATACAAAATGAGAATCGTATCCATACGATTTTGCACTTCTCGACAAATATCATCTGTTTTATTATTCTAAGCGGGTATTCGATTTTGGGTAATGAAAACCTTGCTATTCTTAACTCTTGGGCTCAGGAATTCCTATATAACTTAAGTGACACAGTAAAAGCTTTTTCTATTCTTTTATTAACTGATTTATGTATCGGATTCCATTCACCCCACGGTTGGGAATTAATGATTGGCTCTATCTATAAAGATTTTGGATTTGTTCATAGTGATCAAATTATATCTGGTCTTGTTTCCACCTTTCCAGTCATTCTCGATACAATTTTTAAATATTGGATTTTCCGTTATTTAAATCGTCTGTCTCCATCACTTGTAGTTATTTATCATTCAATGAATGACTGA